From the Phyllostomus discolor isolate MPI-MPIP mPhyDis1 chromosome 7, mPhyDis1.pri.v3, whole genome shotgun sequence genome, one window contains:
- the PLEKHF2 gene encoding pleckstrin homology domain-containing family F member 2 produces the protein MVDRLANSEANTRRINIVENCFGTAGQPLTIPGRVLIGEGVLTKLCRKKPKARQFFLFNDILVYGNIVIQKKKYNKQHIIPLENVTIDSIKDEGDLRNGWLIKTPTKSFAVYAATATEKSEWMNHINKCVTDLLSKSGKTPSNEHAAVWVPDSEATVCMRCQKAKFTPVNRRHHCRKCGFVVCGPCSEKRFLLPSQSSKPVRICDFCYDLLSTGDMATCQPTRSDSYSQSLKSTLNDVSDDDDDDDSSD, from the coding sequence ATGGTGGATCGCTTGGCAAACAGTGAAGCAAATACTAGACGTATAAATATAGTAGAAAACTGTTTTGGAACAGCTGGCCAACCCTTAACTATACCTGGACGGGTTCTTATTGGAGAAGGAGTATTGACTAAGTTGTGCAGAAAAAAGCCCAAAGCAAGgcagtttttcttatttaatgatATTCTTGTATATGGCAATATTGTcatccagaagaaaaaatataacaaacaacATATTATTCCCCTGGAAAATGTCACTATTGATTCCATCAAAGATGAGGGAGACTTGAGGAATGGATGGCTTATCAAGACACCAACTAAGTCATTTGCAGTTTATGCTGCTACTGCCACTGAGAAATCAGAATGGATGAAtcacataaataaatgtgttaCTGATTTACTGTCCAAAAGTGGGAAGACACCCAGTAATGAACATGCTGCTGTCTGGGTTCCTGACTCTGAGGCGACTGTATGTATGCGATGTCAGAAAGCAAAATTCACACCTGTTAATCGTCGTCACCATTGCCGCAAGTGTGGTTTTGTCGTCTGTGGGCCCTGCTCTGAAAAGAGATTTCTTCTTCCCAGCCAGTCCTCTAAGCCTGTGCGGATTTGTGACTTCTGCTATGACCTGCTttctactggggacatggccacATGCCAGCCTACTAGATCGGACTCTTACAGTCAGTCATTGAAGTCTACTTTAAATGATGTgtctgatgatgatgatgatgatgatagcagtGACTAA